One Enterobacter asburiae genomic window, CCGTCGTTCGCCATCACGATTACGCCGCGTTTCTGGAAGCAGAGAAGCCGCAGCGCATGTTCGCCCTGACCACCAAAGGCACGCCAGCGCATAGCGCCGTGAGCTATCAGGCAGGTGACTATCTGATGTTTGGCCCGGAAACCCGCGGCCTGCCAGCCACGATCCTGGATGCCCTGCCCGCCGAGCAGAAAATCCGTATTCCGATGATGCCGGACAGCCGCAGCATGAACCTGTCGAACGCGGTGTCGGTGGTGGTGTATGAAGCCTGGCGCCAACTGGGGTATGCGGGCGCCATATTACGGTAGGCCCGGTAAGCGCAGCGCCACCGGGCAAAATATCAGATACCGTCACCATACTCGAACGTATGGTGAATGCCGTTGAAGTGCTGATCCATGTCCATGGACGGCTTATCGCTGTCTGGTTTACCGACGATGCGCGCCGGTACGCCAGCGGCGGTGGTATGCGGAGGCACGGGCTGGAGCACCACGGAGCCTGCGCCGATCTTCGCACCGCGCCCGACTTCGATATTGCCGAGGATTTTGGCACCCGCG contains:
- the trmL gene encoding tRNA (uridine(34)/cytosine(34)/5-carboxymethylaminomethyluridine(34)-2'-O)-methyltransferase TrmL; this encodes MLNIVLFEPEIPPNTGNIIRLCANTGFRLHIIEPMGFTWDDKRLRRAGLDYHEFTAVVRHHDYAAFLEAEKPQRMFALTTKGTPAHSAVSYQAGDYLMFGPETRGLPATILDALPAEQKIRIPMMPDSRSMNLSNAVSVVVYEAWRQLGYAGAILR